The proteins below are encoded in one region of Aquisphaera giovannonii:
- a CDS encoding IS630 family transposase produces the protein MRARREAWRAEFAGVDPARLVWLDETGTNTAMARRYGRAPRGRRVDGPVPHGHWKVLTLTDAIRLGGVCACMARDGATNAATFESYVERVLAPALRPGDIVVMDNLAAHKSPEVERLIRAAGAEPRYLPPYSPDLNPIEKMFSKLKAFPRKAAARTVDRLLEAIGDALGTVTHQDILGWAQSCGYSTPKRQPL, from the coding sequence CTGAGGGCCCGGCGAGAGGCCTGGCGGGCCGAGTTCGCCGGCGTCGACCCGGCCCGCCTGGTGTGGCTGGACGAGACGGGCACGAACACGGCGATGGCCCGCCGATATGGCCGCGCGCCGCGCGGCCGGAGGGTCGACGGCCCGGTGCCACACGGGCACTGGAAGGTGCTCACGCTGACCGACGCCATCCGCCTGGGCGGGGTGTGCGCCTGCATGGCGCGGGACGGGGCCACGAATGCCGCGACCTTCGAGTCCTACGTCGAGCGGGTGCTGGCCCCGGCGCTGAGGCCGGGTGACATCGTGGTGATGGACAACCTGGCGGCCCACAAGTCGCCGGAGGTGGAGCGGCTGATCCGGGCCGCCGGGGCTGAGCCGCGCTACCTGCCGCCTTACAGCCCGGACCTCAACCCGATCGAGAAGATGTTCTCCAAGCTCAAGGCGTTCCCGCGGAAGGCCGCCGCGCGGACGGTGGATCGGCTGCTCGAGGCGATCGGTGACGCGCTGGGGACGGTGACACATCAAGACATCCTCGGCTGGGCACAGTCCTGCGGCTACTCTACACCCAAACGGCAACCGCTCTAG
- a CDS encoding carboxypeptidase M32, protein MWARSFADDPVEGQVEESGKVVEIQDSYEELLRRTREMGVLSSCAGVLSWDEQTCMPTAGAEHRGEQMALLAGLMHERAINPRIGELLRILEDGSSLFEPDSVEAANIKESLRNYDRATRLPRKLVEDLARTTSLAQHEWAAARQESSYGRFRPWLEKIVALKREEGQALQDLLHKGQSVDSPPAGVSHSIPESEDPSLRSRTPEGDPIYDALLDEYEPGARSGELSALFLSLRDQLIPLVRAIGEASARLRREKEWPRSILKRRYPADRQRFFAEMVAASIGFDFHRGRLDVTAHPFCTGLGPGDTRITTRYDESQFGEAFFGVLHEAGHGLYEQGLPALDFGTPMGEAVSLGIHESQSRLWENAVARSGPFWDYWFPLARGVFREALHDVSLGEFLAAINRVEPSLIRTDADEVTYNLHVIIRFELERALLRGDLGAADLPSAWGQRYTEMLGITPSNDAEGCLQDIHWSAGLFGYFPTYTLGNLYAAQLYSRASLDLADLDGAFTRGDFSGLLGWLRERIHRHGRRYRPSQLIERATGRPPEEGPLIASLRRKYEELYSL, encoded by the coding sequence ATGTGGGCGAGATCGTTTGCGGACGATCCCGTAGAGGGGCAGGTCGAGGAGAGTGGGAAGGTGGTCGAAATTCAGGACTCATACGAGGAGCTCCTGAGGCGGACGCGAGAGATGGGCGTGCTCTCGTCCTGTGCGGGCGTTCTGAGTTGGGATGAACAGACTTGCATGCCAACGGCTGGTGCCGAGCACCGGGGAGAGCAGATGGCACTCCTCGCGGGGCTCATGCACGAGCGAGCCATCAATCCCCGCATCGGTGAACTCTTGCGTATTCTCGAGGACGGATCCTCGTTGTTCGAGCCAGATTCGGTCGAGGCGGCCAACATCAAGGAGTCGCTCCGAAATTACGACCGGGCGACACGTCTGCCCCGTAAGCTCGTAGAGGATCTGGCGCGTACGACTTCCCTGGCCCAGCACGAATGGGCCGCGGCGCGGCAGGAATCCTCGTACGGCCGTTTCCGCCCGTGGTTGGAGAAGATCGTCGCCCTCAAGCGAGAGGAGGGGCAGGCGCTCCAGGACCTCCTGCACAAGGGGCAATCCGTGGACTCTCCTCCGGCGGGCGTCAGCCACTCAATCCCGGAGAGTGAGGATCCAAGCCTTCGCTCGCGGACGCCGGAGGGTGATCCGATCTACGACGCCTTGCTGGACGAGTACGAGCCCGGCGCCCGCAGTGGCGAATTGTCGGCCCTCTTCCTGTCGCTCCGCGATCAGCTCATTCCTTTGGTACGGGCGATCGGCGAGGCGTCCGCCCGCCTCCGGCGGGAGAAGGAATGGCCCCGGTCGATCCTGAAGAGGCGCTATCCCGCGGATCGGCAGAGATTCTTCGCCGAGATGGTGGCCGCCTCCATCGGCTTCGATTTTCATCGCGGCCGGTTGGACGTCACGGCGCACCCCTTCTGCACGGGCCTTGGCCCGGGCGACACGCGGATCACGACCCGCTACGACGAGAGCCAGTTCGGAGAAGCCTTCTTCGGAGTCCTCCACGAGGCCGGCCATGGCCTGTACGAGCAAGGATTGCCTGCTTTGGACTTTGGCACGCCCATGGGAGAGGCCGTTTCGCTCGGAATCCATGAATCCCAATCCCGACTCTGGGAGAACGCCGTCGCCCGGAGCGGCCCCTTCTGGGATTACTGGTTCCCCCTGGCTCGCGGGGTCTTTCGCGAGGCCCTTCACGACGTGTCGCTCGGCGAATTCCTTGCGGCAATCAACCGGGTCGAGCCGAGTCTTATCCGGACGGACGCCGACGAGGTGACTTACAACCTGCACGTGATCATTCGTTTCGAGCTCGAAAGGGCGTTGCTGCGAGGCGACCTGGGGGCGGCGGACCTCCCCTCGGCCTGGGGGCAGAGATACACCGAGATGCTCGGCATCACCCCGAGCAACGACGCAGAAGGCTGCCTCCAGGATATCCACTGGAGCGCCGGGCTTTTCGGCTACTTTCCCACATACACCCTGGGCAACCTCTACGCGGCGCAGCTCTACTCCCGGGCGAGCCTCGACCTGGCGGACCTGGACGGGGCCTTCACGCGGGGGGATTTCTCGGGCCTGCTGGGCTGGCTCAGGGAGCGGATCCATCGTCACGGCCGCCGATACCGACCGAGCCAACTCATCGAGCGGGCCACGGGACGTCCGCCGGAGGAAGGCCCGTTGATCGCCTCGTTGCGGCGCAAATACGAAGAGCTCTACAGCTTGTAG
- a CDS encoding virginiamycin B lyase family protein has protein sequence METLEPRQLLATITTYPTTAGSGQAEVTVASGLIWFTELSANTIGSIDPAHPEAGVTSRTLGNAGPPVTITTGPDNAVWYTAFGKGTMSRLDPANPAAAIQSYALPGKNYTPANSAAAFPFSATPSDLTAGPGGLIWYTDPANNAIGNLDPAHPANTSALAVTRPAGMLGIKNLTSHIVSSAGKLWFTEASFANGAVASSGVGIYDPTANTWNEVVLPNSAGLQPFDITTVGQSIWVSLANITTNASGTVVNSAKVARIDPTNNNAVSVFTLPTPPAPANASLPYPYRIAAGPDGNLWFSDVQNGEIGTFNVTSHATTYLTLPAAGASPNGLVASAVDGAVWYADATGSVGRIIQGTQLTITPPNQPPATLNAGTPFGLTVYATNAAGTLDPSFNGNVTIALANNPGGSTLGGTKTVNAVNGVATFSGLTLDKASNGYTLTVSTSGLTSATTTGVNVSSAVQGATHLVVQSVSPTSMNPGTPFSVIVRAENASGAVDTTYTGSVTIALASNPGNSTLGGTLTVNAAGGVATFNGLTLNNAGNGYTLGVTASGLAGATTSGINVAPPAQHATHLVIAAQPPSSALTGSPFSVVVQALTDGGAIDPSFSGSVTISLANGASGLGGQTTIQAVNGVATFNNLTLANVGSGYALVVTSPGLAGTNSAAITVQAPTPPSPVIVAASIVMNPPKKKRGKATFGGFQIQFNSAMDGASFGNGNNYSLRAMVQVTQKVGKKRVKVLQPAKPVAFSIQVVDSTTVKLVTTNQKVFKLGGQLTLSGISAAGGIKSAAGGYLGGVTGSVLTFSISKNAKSITRIS, from the coding sequence ATGGAGACGCTCGAGCCCCGCCAACTCCTCGCGACGATCACGACCTATCCGACGACCGCGGGCAGCGGGCAAGCGGAGGTGACCGTCGCCTCGGGGTTGATTTGGTTCACCGAGCTGAGCGCGAACACGATCGGTTCGATCGACCCCGCCCACCCGGAAGCCGGGGTTACATCTCGTACGCTGGGCAATGCCGGCCCGCCGGTAACGATCACGACGGGCCCCGACAACGCCGTCTGGTACACGGCGTTCGGGAAGGGCACGATGAGCAGGCTCGATCCCGCGAATCCGGCGGCCGCGATCCAGAGCTACGCCCTACCCGGCAAGAACTATACGCCGGCCAACTCGGCGGCCGCGTTCCCGTTTTCCGCAACTCCCAGCGACCTGACCGCCGGCCCGGGGGGACTCATCTGGTACACGGACCCCGCCAACAACGCGATCGGCAACCTGGACCCCGCGCATCCTGCCAATACCTCGGCTCTGGCGGTCACCCGGCCAGCCGGCATGCTGGGGATCAAGAACCTGACGTCGCATATCGTCTCCTCGGCGGGCAAGCTGTGGTTCACGGAAGCTTCGTTTGCGAACGGCGCGGTCGCGTCTTCCGGAGTCGGGATCTACGACCCGACCGCAAACACCTGGAATGAGGTCGTCCTGCCGAACTCGGCGGGCTTGCAGCCATTCGACATCACGACGGTGGGGCAGAGCATCTGGGTCAGCCTCGCCAATATCACCACCAACGCCTCCGGCACGGTCGTCAATTCCGCCAAGGTGGCGAGGATCGACCCGACCAACAACAACGCGGTGAGCGTGTTCACGCTTCCTACGCCCCCCGCCCCGGCCAACGCCTCCCTCCCCTATCCGTACCGAATCGCGGCCGGCCCGGACGGCAACCTGTGGTTCTCGGACGTCCAGAATGGCGAGATCGGCACCTTCAACGTCACGAGCCATGCGACCACATATTTGACGCTCCCCGCGGCCGGCGCCAGCCCGAATGGCCTGGTCGCGTCGGCGGTGGACGGGGCCGTCTGGTATGCGGACGCCACCGGATCGGTCGGCCGTATCATCCAGGGCACCCAGCTCACGATCACGCCCCCAAACCAGCCGCCGGCCACCCTGAACGCCGGGACGCCGTTCGGTCTGACCGTGTATGCGACGAACGCGGCCGGGACGCTCGATCCGTCGTTCAACGGGAACGTGACCATCGCGCTGGCGAACAACCCCGGCGGGAGCACGCTGGGCGGCACCAAGACGGTCAACGCCGTCAACGGCGTCGCGACCTTCTCCGGCCTTACGCTGGATAAGGCCAGCAACGGGTACACGCTGACGGTTTCCACGAGCGGGCTCACGTCCGCAACCACCACCGGCGTCAATGTCAGCTCGGCCGTCCAGGGGGCGACGCATCTCGTCGTCCAGTCTGTGTCGCCGACCAGCATGAACCCGGGCACGCCGTTCTCGGTGATTGTCCGTGCCGAGAATGCCAGCGGCGCGGTCGACACGACCTATACGGGGAGCGTCACCATCGCCCTGGCGAGCAACCCGGGCAACAGCACGCTGGGTGGGACGCTGACGGTGAATGCGGCCGGAGGGGTGGCGACCTTTAACGGGCTGACCCTGAACAATGCCGGCAACGGGTACACCCTGGGCGTCACGGCTAGCGGCCTCGCCGGAGCGACGACCTCGGGCATCAACGTGGCGCCGCCGGCCCAGCATGCCACGCACCTCGTCATCGCGGCGCAGCCCCCTTCGAGTGCCTTGACGGGGTCGCCGTTCTCGGTGGTGGTGCAGGCCCTCACCGACGGCGGCGCGATCGATCCGTCGTTCAGCGGGAGCGTGACGATCAGCCTGGCCAACGGAGCCTCGGGGCTCGGCGGCCAGACGACAATTCAGGCCGTCAACGGCGTGGCCACGTTCAATAACCTCACGCTCGCCAACGTCGGCAGCGGCTACGCGCTGGTCGTCACCAGCCCCGGCCTCGCGGGCACGAATTCCGCCGCCATCACGGTCCAGGCGCCGACCCCGCCGTCGCCGGTGATCGTGGCGGCCTCGATCGTGATGAATCCGCCGAAGAAGAAGCGAGGGAAGGCCACCTTCGGCGGTTTCCAGATCCAGTTCAACTCCGCAATGGACGGGGCCAGTTTCGGCAACGGCAACAACTACTCCCTGAGGGCCATGGTCCAAGTGACGCAGAAGGTCGGGAAGAAGAGGGTAAAAGTCCTTCAGCCGGCTAAGCCGGTCGCCTTCTCGATCCAGGTCGTAGACAGCACGACCGTGAAGCTGGTCACCACCAACCAGAAGGTGTTCAAGCTGGGCGGCCAGCTCACGCTGTCCGGAATCTCGGCGGCGGGCGGCATCAAGAGTGCGGCCGGCGGCTACCTGGGCGGCGTCACGGGCTCGGTCCTGACGTTCAGCATCTCCAAGAACGCCAAGAGCATCACGCGCATCTCGTGA
- a CDS encoding pentapeptide repeat-containing protein, which produces MPLLLVEARSFPLALEAAAARRALLPYADLKSIVAPGAFLAALELRGADLGHALLSGADLTGADLRTARLVRTYLQDADLSGADLRHADLRGADLRGARLDGAHLVGADLRGALFYGASLDGTVLDWRWAGMPGELLRRADRAAGRPAGPEVDPVGDAERPVAWLKAILADRESTDRAIAALGPFIRAGDNSPAILRALALDVAPATSAPAPPQAPTSPMLWTSRPRPRPGARRTARAR; this is translated from the coding sequence ATGCCGCTCCTGCTCGTCGAGGCCAGGTCCTTCCCTCTCGCCCTCGAGGCGGCCGCGGCGCGACGAGCCTTGCTGCCCTACGCCGACCTGAAGAGCATCGTCGCGCCGGGGGCCTTCCTCGCCGCCCTCGAGCTGCGTGGCGCCGACTTGGGGCACGCCTTACTCTCCGGCGCCGACCTTACCGGGGCCGACCTGCGGACGGCCAGGCTGGTGCGGACCTATCTGCAGGACGCGGACCTTTCGGGGGCCGACCTCAGGCATGCCGACCTCCGCGGCGCCGACCTCCGCGGCGCGAGGCTCGACGGTGCCCACCTGGTCGGGGCCGATCTCCGCGGCGCCCTCTTCTACGGGGCGAGCCTCGACGGCACCGTCCTCGACTGGCGGTGGGCCGGTATGCCCGGCGAACTCCTCCGTAGGGCGGACAGGGCGGCCGGCCGCCCTGCCGGGCCCGAGGTCGACCCCGTCGGCGACGCGGAGCGGCCTGTCGCATGGCTCAAGGCGATCCTCGCCGATCGCGAGTCGACGGACCGCGCGATCGCCGCCTTGGGGCCCTTCATACGCGCCGGCGACAATTCCCCGGCCATCCTCCGGGCGTTGGCACTCGATGTCGCCCCGGCGACATCCGCCCCCGCCCCGCCGCAGGCACCCACCTCGCCCATGCTCTGGACGTCGCGTCCCCGCCCGCGTCCGGGCGCCCGCAGGACGGCCCGGGCTCGATGA
- a CDS encoding sigma-70 family RNA polymerase sigma factor — protein MAMILNARPEATVRRPFGTKRAGSGDASPSNGGRCPDHVPSLLDKDEEGRLAARVKSGDREARDALIAANLGLVVHIVRGFRCDGMTIEDLRQEGTCGLIRAAELYDPARHHVRFGAYAASWIRRYVQRAVGDNLSLIRLPRYLVDLHGRCQRQLSDPLPEPPSETGLPSSDEHSPSPEAGFTCPGQGEWDLEVLANRLHLSVRRLRSVVSSIKTQTGWSIAEGEDSGQLEEMVIDPHRPDLEAEKAEANSNLRRAVHSLTRLEARVIKCRFRLEGAARPSRRHASGKDQMPTVMKYSEISRLLGIGPARVRAILFQALEKLRERLIAMRDEDDPLPGRRVSAA, from the coding sequence ATGGCGATGATCCTCAATGCTCGTCCCGAGGCGACCGTACGTAGGCCCTTTGGGACGAAGCGGGCGGGTTCGGGCGACGCCTCGCCGTCGAATGGGGGCCGATGCCCCGACCACGTCCCCAGCCTGCTCGATAAGGATGAGGAGGGGCGGCTGGCCGCCCGCGTCAAGAGCGGCGATCGGGAGGCCCGCGACGCCTTGATCGCCGCAAACCTCGGCCTGGTTGTGCATATCGTGCGAGGCTTCCGCTGCGATGGCATGACGATCGAGGACCTACGCCAGGAGGGGACCTGCGGCCTCATCCGCGCGGCCGAACTCTACGATCCCGCACGTCACCACGTCCGCTTCGGCGCCTATGCCGCGTCCTGGATCCGACGCTACGTGCAGCGGGCCGTCGGGGATAACCTCTCGCTGATCCGCCTGCCTCGCTACCTGGTCGATTTGCACGGACGCTGCCAGCGTCAACTTTCCGATCCCCTTCCCGAGCCTCCGTCGGAAACGGGGCTGCCCAGCTCGGATGAGCATTCCCCGTCGCCGGAGGCCGGATTCACCTGCCCGGGCCAGGGTGAATGGGACCTGGAGGTGCTGGCAAACCGGCTACACCTGTCGGTGCGTCGACTTCGCAGCGTCGTCTCTTCCATCAAGACTCAGACGGGCTGGTCGATCGCAGAAGGGGAGGACTCGGGCCAGCTCGAGGAGATGGTGATCGACCCTCACCGGCCCGACCTGGAGGCGGAGAAGGCCGAGGCGAACTCCAATCTGCGGAGGGCGGTGCATTCCTTGACCCGGCTCGAGGCCCGCGTCATCAAATGTCGATTCCGACTTGAAGGGGCCGCACGCCCCTCGCGCCGTCATGCATCAGGGAAGGATCAAATGCCCACGGTCATGAAATACAGCGAGATCAGCCGATTGCTCGGGATCGGTCCCGCCCGCGTCCGGGCTATCCTGTTTCAAGCCCTCGAAAAGCTTCGCGAACGCCTGATTGCGATGCGGGACGAGGACGACCCGCTCCCGGGGCGGCGCGTATCCGCCGCCTGA
- a CDS encoding PEP-CTERM sorting domain-containing protein → MRRFLLGCMAAAVTLTLVGTQARAGQIPLPTTLDTLEPAGNYAIVGNLKFYGFTYSTDPVGATPTASNVTVSPFTAPGETGITLSGGFFAAPGATVDYSIGYYVTTTDGSLITDAILSSVGGNLGGTGFYSIAENYYDGSVSGPLLLSLESSNFDKVASGNFSSGATTVFVQKDIFLYGGDRGATVSIINQGFSTFGGTAVPEPASMALLGIGLSGLVTFRRFFKRTSVA, encoded by the coding sequence ATGCGACGTTTCCTTTTGGGCTGCATGGCTGCGGCTGTGACGCTGACCTTGGTCGGCACCCAGGCCCGTGCAGGCCAGATCCCGCTCCCGACCACGCTCGACACCCTTGAGCCGGCCGGGAATTACGCGATCGTCGGCAACCTGAAGTTCTACGGCTTCACCTACTCGACCGATCCGGTTGGCGCTACCCCGACGGCCTCCAACGTCACGGTCAGCCCGTTCACCGCCCCGGGTGAGACTGGGATCACCCTGTCCGGCGGTTTCTTCGCCGCTCCGGGCGCCACGGTCGACTACTCGATCGGCTACTATGTGACGACGACCGATGGGTCGCTGATCACGGATGCTATCCTGTCGTCCGTCGGCGGCAACCTCGGTGGCACCGGCTTCTACTCGATCGCGGAGAACTACTATGACGGGTCCGTCAGCGGCCCCCTTCTCCTGTCCCTCGAGTCGAGCAATTTCGACAAGGTAGCCTCGGGGAACTTCTCCAGCGGCGCCACCACGGTGTTCGTCCAGAAGGACATCTTCCTCTACGGTGGCGATCGTGGCGCGACCGTCTCGATCATCAACCAGGGTTTCTCCACGTTCGGTGGTACGGCCGTCCCCGAGCCCGCCTCGATGGCCCTGCTCGGCATCGGCCTGAGCGGTCTGGTTACCTTCCGCCGCTTCTTCAAGCGGACCTCGGTCGCCTGA
- a CDS encoding acyltransferase family protein codes for MSHDAALLPPHDASAAPTEESAAEPASLPAAPGRRLDSIDAYRGLVMSLMMAEVLEFRRVAEKVPAGNFLAPVWSFLGHHQSHVEWAGCVLHDMIQPSFSFLVGVALPFSIASRLARGQSPGRMTAHAVWRSFILVFLGVFLRSVGRDRTNFTFEDTLSQIGLGYTFLFLLARCRVRTQWIAFVAILVGYWALFAAYSPGPDHVPEAAGVPQEWAQQHNFTGFAAHWNKNANPAWAFDVWFLNLFPRARRFEYNGGGYATLSFIPTLATMVLGLIAGGVLRSPWRPRSRILWLAVVGAVILTLGWGLGQLGICPVVKRIWTPSWVLYSGGICLLFLAAFYAIMDVGDWKAWAFPLRVIGANSIAAYCLSHLIEPFIVDSFHTHLGPHVFDILGDTYAPSVKGCAVLAVLWLILLWMYQRKVLVRI; via the coding sequence ATGAGCCACGACGCCGCCCTCCTGCCCCCGCATGACGCCTCGGCCGCCCCCACCGAGGAATCGGCCGCCGAACCAGCCTCTCTGCCGGCCGCGCCGGGGAGGCGGCTGGATTCGATCGACGCCTACCGCGGCCTGGTCATGTCCCTGATGATGGCCGAGGTGCTCGAGTTCCGCCGGGTGGCCGAGAAGGTGCCTGCCGGCAACTTCCTGGCGCCCGTCTGGTCCTTCCTGGGCCATCATCAGTCGCACGTGGAATGGGCCGGCTGCGTGCTCCACGACATGATCCAGCCGTCGTTCTCCTTCCTGGTGGGCGTGGCGCTGCCGTTCTCGATCGCCAGCCGGCTGGCCCGCGGCCAATCGCCCGGTCGGATGACCGCGCACGCCGTCTGGCGGTCCTTCATCCTGGTCTTCCTGGGCGTCTTCCTCCGCTCGGTGGGCCGCGACCGGACGAACTTCACCTTCGAGGACACGCTGAGCCAGATCGGGCTGGGCTACACGTTCCTCTTCCTCCTCGCCCGGTGCCGGGTCCGTACGCAGTGGATCGCCTTCGTCGCGATCCTCGTCGGCTACTGGGCCCTCTTCGCCGCCTATTCGCCCGGCCCGGATCACGTCCCGGAGGCCGCGGGCGTGCCCCAGGAATGGGCGCAACAACATAACTTCACGGGCTTCGCCGCGCACTGGAACAAGAACGCCAACCCGGCCTGGGCGTTCGACGTCTGGTTCCTCAACCTGTTCCCGCGGGCCCGAAGGTTCGAGTACAACGGCGGGGGATACGCGACCCTCAGCTTCATCCCCACCCTGGCGACCATGGTCCTCGGCCTGATCGCCGGCGGCGTACTCAGGAGCCCGTGGCGGCCCCGATCCAGGATCCTCTGGCTGGCCGTGGTCGGGGCCGTCATCCTGACGCTCGGCTGGGGGCTCGGGCAGCTCGGGATCTGCCCGGTCGTGAAGCGGATCTGGACGCCGAGCTGGGTCCTCTACTCCGGGGGCATCTGCCTCCTCTTCCTCGCCGCCTTCTACGCGATCATGGACGTCGGTGACTGGAAGGCCTGGGCCTTCCCCCTCCGGGTGATCGGCGCCAACTCGATCGCCGCCTATTGCCTCAGCCACCTCATCGAACCGTTCATCGTCGACAGCTTCCACACCCACCTCGGCCCCCACGTCTTCGACATCCTAGGCGACACCTATGCGCCTTCCGTCAAGGGGTGCGCCGTCCTCGCCGTACTCTGGCTAATCCTTCTTTGGATGTATCAACGCAAAGTTTTGGTCCGAATTTGA